From the genome of Opitutales bacterium:
GAAGAGCTTTGTGGAGGTCGCTGCATCGCCTAGCATTGCCCTGATCTCTACGGGCAACGAGTTGGTTGAGGTCGATACCACCCCCAAACCTCACCAGATACGGCGATCCAACACACATGCACTGGAAGCAATTTGCTCCCGCTTGGGCATCCACGCAGTTTCCTATCATTTACCTGATGATGTCGATGCGATCGATGCAGCTCTTCCAAGCATTCTCGAACAGTATGACTGGATTATCATCAGCGGAGGCATTTCAAAAGGAACAGCAGACTATATCCCGGACTATCTCCACTCGGTGGGTGCCGAGCGACATTTCCAGTGGGTCAAACAACGCCCGGGAAAACCGCTAGCCTTCTTTACCTTGCCCAATAAGAAGCCAATTTTCGCCCTGCCGGGCAATCCGATGTCTACACTTGTGTGTTTCCATCGTTACATTGTTCGAGCGCTCTATGGGGCTCTCGGACATAAAGAGAGGCCAGCTTGCTACGTTCGGTTGGCCGAAAATTTCACCTTTAAAAAGCCTCTTGCGCTCTTTCTTCCAGTCTCGATTCAATGTGACTCTAATGGGGTTCAGCTAGCCTATCCCAGGCCCACGGCAAACTCTGGAGACTTCGCCTCGATTATGGACACCGATGGTTTCATCGAACTCCCTGCCGATAAAAATGTCTTTGCCGAAGGCGAAGGATTCTTATTCACTCCCTGGCTCTAATGCGCATCAGCGGTGGAACAGCACGCGGTATTCCGCTCAAAGCCCCCAAGGGTGATGACACTAGACCGGCTACCGATCAAATGCGAGAACGAGTGTTTTCAAGTCTGGGCGCATCCATCGAAAATGCAGTTTGTCTTGATGTGTTCGCCGGAACGGGCGCCTATGGAATCGAGGCGCTGAGCCGGGGTGCAGTCCATGTCGATTTCGTCGAAAACAACCGAACATGCGCACGCATCCTAAAGGATAACCTCAATTCGCTGAACAAAGCCATGGGGTCTCTAACGAGTTCATCCCAAACTCATATATTAGACGTTCGCAGGTTTACGCCCCAAGCTAGGCGATATTACGATTTTATCTTTTGTGATCCGCCTTATCCACTCATTGAAAAGTTCGCTCCGGAGCTCTTAGAACGATTTGCGCAGTGGTCGAACTCAGGACTACTCCTTTTCGAAATGCCTGCAGATCTTTCTATAAGCTCAGATCACTGGACTCCATTAAAAAGGCTGGGGAAAACCAGAGGCCAGGCACCAAGCGTTACTATTTTTCAACAGATTAGAGGCCTAATGTCCTAGATTCATATGAACCTTTAAAAATATTCTAATAGAGCTTGCTATGTTCAAGGATGAATGCAGAGTGTGTGCATGGAGTTTGACGAAGAAGAGCAGAGGATAGAAGAGCCCATGGCGCTATACCGGCCTGATCGAAGAAAAAAAGCAGGCATAAGACAGACTATTCGGCACATCGATGCTGGGCTTCCTATGGGAGAGTTTGATGTTCTACAACAGCAGCTATGCCTAACAGCAGAGCAGCTCGCAAAGCATCTTTGCATTACTAAGAGCACGCTCCTTCGTCGCAAAAAAGCAGGCGTGCTCGACCGGTTGGAGTCAGATCGGTTGCTACGCTTCGCTCGACTTTTCGGTCTGGCTGTAGACGTATTGGACAGCGCTGAAGCAGCCCAGAAATGGTTGAAGACACCCGCACGCGCCCTAGAGTTTGCGAGCCCCTTGGAATTTGCTGAGACCGAAGTGGGCGCGAGAGAGGTAGAAAACCTTCTCGGCCGAATCGAATACGGTGTCTATAGCTGATGATCGAGGCGTTTCGGATCGTCCCTGAGCGCAGAAAACAGACTGCATTCAATGGCGAGGGCGCACGCCTCTTTGGTGGCCGTTGGAATACGCCTGGGCACTCTGTGGTCTATGCTTCTTGTAGTCGGGCACTCGCTGCACTTGAAGTTTTGGTTCATTTGGATGCTCAAACTGTGCCGTTCACCTACCTACTTTTCTCAGTCAAAATTCCAGATGTATCATACATTGAAAATCGTTACATGGGTATCAAATCTCCTTCTCTTCCCTTGTCGATTCAGCCTGCCACACAGCAATTCGGGGATGAGTGGCTAGAGTCCAAGAAGTCAGCGGTATTGGCAGTGCCGAGTTCTATCATTTCGGCTGAACCCAATTTTTTATTCAACCCGCAACATCCTGATTTTCAACGCTTAGAAATCGGCGAGCCCGAGAGATTCACCTTCGATCCCAGATTACTGAAGGTGGGGTAGAAGACACGCTCTCGCCAAGGTGCCAAAAGGTGGCAGTCTGCTCTTTAACGCTATCATCGATAGTCTTAAAATTTCGACACACCCCCTCTTGTTAGCCTTTTTGAGATTGTAACCGCCTGACGCCAATCTAGCTTTCTACAGCTTTCAACGCCCAACCAATTCGTAACCTCTTGTCCGCAGCATTTCAGAAAGCCCTACAGCACGTCGCCATCGTCATGGACGGCAATGGGCGCTGGGCTCAACAACGAGAGATGGATCGTACAGAGGGGCACCGGCATGGCGCGCGGAGCGTCGAGGCTAGCTTACGAGCTGCAAGACGACACGGGATAAAATATCTGACACTTTTCGCCTTTAGTTCGGAAAACTGGAACCGCCCACGTGAGGAGGTGAATTTCCTCATGAACATGCTACTGGCCTACCTGCGCGAACAGGTAGAACTTTTGCTCGAAAACGAAATCCGCTTCGAAACCATCGGGGACCTTTCAGTATTGCCAGACGAACTCCAAGCTGAAATCAGCCGTGCGAAGTTGCTCACTGCGCACTACGAAGATCACCAGATTAACTTGGCAATCAACTATGGTTCTCGCAACGAGTTGCTGGAAGCAGCTAAACGGTTCGCCCGTGACGTCGCATCGGGTCGCGCAGATCCGGATGCATTGGATTGGCCTCAATTCACCTCGTATTTCTATACTGCCGGAATCCCCGACCCAGACCTAATCATTCGAACTTCCGGCGAATGGCGTCTAAGTAATTTCCTGTTAGCGCAGAGTGCCTATTCCGAGTTTTACTTCAGCAATGTGTTATGGCCTGACTTTGACGAGGCCGATTTTGACGCAGCTATTGCTCACTTTGCACAGAGAGAACGAAGGTTTGGGAAGACCAGCGAGCAGGTCAGCCCGCAACAACCTCTGACAGCCCCCCCAGTATGACTCATCGGATTTTTTCGACAGTCGTCATTTGGCTCTCTATCGTATTGGTTGTAGCCCTATTTGGTGCGCAGGGCGCTGTTTGGATCGCTGCGCTCACAACAGCACTCACTCAGTGGGAGCTCTATAAAATATTCGACCGCATGGGTTGGCATTCCTACCCGCGCGCTGGTGTCGTCACCGGCTTGTTTATTGTATTGGGAGCCTATTACCTACCCGGGGTAGAATCGGGCACCGAAGTGTTTGGCGTGGCATTTGTCGTTTTGTGTTTGGCCATTCAAGCGCGTAGTATGGTGAAGGGGCAGCTGGGCTCCTTCATGCCTACCTTATTCGGCCTCGTTTACGTGCCCTATATGATGCAATATTTCGTAGGTACGATTCAATTGGCAGTGAGTGAAGGCTATGGAGAAGGGACTGGCATTTTTTTATGCGTATGGATCGTAGCTGCCGCTAAATTCACTGACGTCGGCGGGCTTTTGATCGGGAAGCAATTCGGCAAGCACAAGTTGGCTCCCCATATCAGCCCAGGAAAAACCTGGGAGGGGGTAATCGGCGGTGTGTTCGTCTCGGCAATCGTGGTTATTTTGCTCGTCGCCCTAAATGGCTTACTCGATTCTGCGGGGCGTGTTCATGTAAATCTTCCCGAAGGATTTAGTTGGTGGATCGCTGCGCTGATGACTGCCCCTGTGGCTATTGTTTCTGTGGCATCAGATTTGATTGAATCTGGTTTCAAACGAGCGGCGCGTATCAAAGATTCTGGGAGTATCGTGCCAGGCATAGGAGGCGTATTCGATCTCACCGATTCGGTGATTCTTTGCGCTCCTCTTGGATTTATACTGCTCAAGTATGTGGCCTTCGCTTGATAGACGTCGCGAGTCTTTTCTAAATTTCAATGCTTCACTTTGACGTCAGCGAACTTCCAGATTTTCCGAGAAAGATAGTCATTCTCGGCGCTACGGGATCGATCGGCTCACAGGCCCTCGAGATCGTCCGCAAATATCCAGATCTTCTTCAAGTAGTCGGAATCTCAGGTTACCACCAAGTCGACGAACTCGCGGTTATTCAAAACGAGTTTTCCGTTCCCCATGTTGGCTTAGCGGCTTCAGAGGAATCGACATCTTTTACCGGCCATTTTGGCGGAGCGAAGATGCACACAGGCAAGGAAGGATTGGTCGAACTCGCTTCTCTTGAACAAGCGGATCTTGTGCTCGTCGCACTCGTCGGTACCGCTGGATTGGAGCCGACCTTAGCGGCAATCGAGGCGAAAAAAACGATAGCGCTGGCCAATAAAGAAGTGCTTGTGATGGCTGGAAAGTTCGTCACTCAAGCTGCACGTGAAAACGGTTGCCTCATTCTCCCCGTGGACAGCGAACATAATGCGCTCTTTCAATGCGCCCAAGCGGCTCATGATGCGACAAGCGAAATCGAAAAGCTCATCCTGACCGGCTCTGGCGGAAGCTTCCGCGAAAGGCCTCTTGATCAGTTTGCAAGTATCACCGTCGAGGAGGCACTGAACCATCCCAATTGGGATATGGGGCAAAAAGTGACCATCGATTCTGCGACCATGGCCAACAAGGGCCTGGAGTTGATCGAGGCAAAATGGCTATTCAATCTGAGACCCGATCAACTAGAGGTAACTATCCACCGCCAAAGTATCGTCCACTCCATGGTTCAATTTTGTGATGGGTCGATATTGGGCCAGTTATCTCCGCCTTCAATGACTTTTCCTATCCAACATTGCCTACTCTATCCTGAACGCCGCGCCCCGGTTCAGCCAACGCTTTCCTTCCAAGAGTCATTGAATTTGGACTTTTCCCCAGTCGACTTCGAACGATACCCCTGCCTAAAATTGGCCTACGCTGCCATGGACCACGGCGGTGTTGCTGAGACAGTATTTAATGCCGCCAATGAGGTCGCTGTAGCAGCATTTGTCGCTGGGGAGTTGCCATTCCTCCGAATCAATCAAGTTATTGAGCAAACCCTCGCGGCCATACCGATCACGGATCCAAGCAGTCTAGACGCTGTCCTTGATGCTGACCAACAAGCCAGACGGCGTGCCCAAGAATTACTTACACCGACACTATGCTAGATTCTCTCCTCTCTCTTGTATCCAATGTTTGGTTTATTTTCATCGGGCTCATTGCCTTGGGATCTTGCATATTTGTCCATGAACTTGGGCACTTTTTAGCGGCCAGGAAGCGCGGACTAAAGGTCGAGCGCTTTTCAATTGGGTTCGGGCCTCGCATTCGGGGATGGACCAAGGATGGCGTGGATTACCGACTTTCTGCGATTCCTTTTGGAGGTTATGTCGCTCTTCCTCAACTGGCGGATATGGGTTCCTTGGAGGGAGGTGGGGAAGATGGTGGCGAACAACAGCTTCCTCCGATTAGCTATGCTGACAAGATGATCGTTTCGGTCATGGGCGCGGTGTTCAACGTGATCTTTGCAGCAGCCTTATCGCTCATCTTGTGGACAGCTGGGCAAGAGGTCCCCGTATCTTCTCAGAGCACACTGGTAGGTTATGTTTCCGAGACTCTAATTACCGATGAGGGTGATGAAGTCGCAGCTCCCGCTTTTGTCGCAGGAGTTCAACCGGGTGATATCATTACTCATGTGGATGGTGCGCCCATAGACAATTGGGGCGACCTTTCCTCGCGAATAGTTACGGGCGTTCTGAGAACTGAGTATGGCAACCCCCTGACAAAATTTACTATCGATCGCGACGGCGAAACTATAAACATTGATGTTATCCCGATCCTCGCATCGCGAGAGAGCGTCCGGCAAGTGGGCGTGTCTTCTGCCTCAGCCTTGCAGGTGGGGACTGTGGCTCCAGAGAAAGAATCTATACTGTCTACTGGGGATCCCATTTTGGAGTTTAATGGGGAAAAGGTATTCACCTGGATGAGCATCCTAGAGTTCCTCAAATCCAATCCTGAAGGCGGATTACCGTTCACGATAGCTACCCAATCCGGCATTCAAGAGGTCATAGTCGAAGCGAACCTCATCGAGTTGGAAAACGACCTGTTCACTTTCGAATTACCAAAGACTACTCTCTTCTCTCAAACCGTAAGAGTCTATCCAGATCCCATCACTCAGTTCGCAAATAAGATGGAGATGATGTATCTCACACTCCGCGGACTGCTCAGCAAAAATTCAGATGTCAAAGTACGAAATTTGTCGGGTCCAGTGGGAATCGTAGATAATTTTCAAATGTTCGCACGAATCGGTGTCATTGAGCTGCTCTGGCTGTTAGTGTTCGTAAATATAAACCTAGCGATCATGAACCTTCTCCCCATTCCTGTCTTAGACGGTGGCCACATGATGTTTGCCACCATCGCCAAGATTACTGGCCGTCCCATACCAAGGCAGTTTTTGGAAGGCACTCAGGCGGCCTTTGCCATCTTATTATTCTCATTTATGATCTACGTTACGTTTTTTGACGTAGGCAGAATTTTTGATCGAGTCGGAAACTGATTTTCGTGATGGAGCCCTACTGTCACTCTCGCTTTCAAACAAAACGCTGGAAAACAC
Proteins encoded in this window:
- the uppS gene encoding di-trans,poly-cis-decaprenylcistransferase: MSAAFQKALQHVAIVMDGNGRWAQQREMDRTEGHRHGARSVEASLRAARRHGIKYLTLFAFSSENWNRPREEVNFLMNMLLAYLREQVELLLENEIRFETIGDLSVLPDELQAEISRAKLLTAHYEDHQINLAINYGSRNELLEAAKRFARDVASGRADPDALDWPQFTSYFYTAGIPDPDLIIRTSGEWRLSNFLLAQSAYSEFYFSNVLWPDFDEADFDAAIAHFAQRERRFGKTSEQVSPQQPLTAPPV
- the rseP gene encoding RIP metalloprotease RseP, with translation MLDSLLSLVSNVWFIFIGLIALGSCIFVHELGHFLAARKRGLKVERFSIGFGPRIRGWTKDGVDYRLSAIPFGGYVALPQLADMGSLEGGGEDGGEQQLPPISYADKMIVSVMGAVFNVIFAAALSLILWTAGQEVPVSSQSTLVGYVSETLITDEGDEVAAPAFVAGVQPGDIITHVDGAPIDNWGDLSSRIVTGVLRTEYGNPLTKFTIDRDGETINIDVIPILASRESVRQVGVSSASALQVGTVAPEKESILSTGDPILEFNGEKVFTWMSILEFLKSNPEGGLPFTIATQSGIQEVIVEANLIELENDLFTFELPKTTLFSQTVRVYPDPITQFANKMEMMYLTLRGLLSKNSDVKVRNLSGPVGIVDNFQMFARIGVIELLWLLVFVNINLAIMNLLPIPVLDGGHMMFATIAKITGRPIPRQFLEGTQAAFAILLFSFMIYVTFFDVGRIFDRVGN
- a CDS encoding RES family NAD+ phosphorylase — its product is MIEAFRIVPERRKQTAFNGEGARLFGGRWNTPGHSVVYASCSRALAALEVLVHLDAQTVPFTYLLFSVKIPDVSYIENRYMGIKSPSLPLSIQPATQQFGDEWLESKKSAVLAVPSSIISAEPNFLFNPQHPDFQRLEIGEPERFTFDPRLLKVG
- a CDS encoding RsmD family RNA methyltransferase produces the protein MRISGGTARGIPLKAPKGDDTRPATDQMRERVFSSLGASIENAVCLDVFAGTGAYGIEALSRGAVHVDFVENNRTCARILKDNLNSLNKAMGSLTSSSQTHILDVRRFTPQARRYYDFIFCDPPYPLIEKFAPELLERFAQWSNSGLLLFEMPADLSISSDHWTPLKRLGKTRGQAPSVTIFQQIRGLMS
- a CDS encoding phosphatidate cytidylyltransferase, with translation MTHRIFSTVVIWLSIVLVVALFGAQGAVWIAALTTALTQWELYKIFDRMGWHSYPRAGVVTGLFIVLGAYYLPGVESGTEVFGVAFVVLCLAIQARSMVKGQLGSFMPTLFGLVYVPYMMQYFVGTIQLAVSEGYGEGTGIFLCVWIVAAAKFTDVGGLLIGKQFGKHKLAPHISPGKTWEGVIGGVFVSAIVVILLVALNGLLDSAGRVHVNLPEGFSWWIAALMTAPVAIVSVASDLIESGFKRAARIKDSGSIVPGIGGVFDLTDSVILCAPLGFILLKYVAFA
- a CDS encoding molybdopterin molybdotransferase MoeA, translated to MNPQEASDIICDNIQPTSIERIPFTAASGRILREEILADRPLPPFDRAMMDGIAVDSTTIKKNAAWEIKAEALAGQPQIELAGREMAIRINTGAVLPVGCDQIIPIEELSVEGDIAKLTGQAEQEPEAFIHRSASDFSQGSILLEAGCQIGGKEMGVITSCGKSFVEVAASPSIALISTGNELVEVDTTPKPHQIRRSNTHALEAICSRLGIHAVSYHLPDDVDAIDAALPSILEQYDWIIISGGISKGTADYIPDYLHSVGAERHFQWVKQRPGKPLAFFTLPNKKPIFALPGNPMSTLVCFHRYIVRALYGALGHKERPACYVRLAENFTFKKPLALFLPVSIQCDSNGVQLAYPRPTANSGDFASIMDTDGFIELPADKNVFAEGEGFLFTPWL
- a CDS encoding 1-deoxy-D-xylulose-5-phosphate reductoisomerase, with protein sequence MLHFDVSELPDFPRKIVILGATGSIGSQALEIVRKYPDLLQVVGISGYHQVDELAVIQNEFSVPHVGLAASEESTSFTGHFGGAKMHTGKEGLVELASLEQADLVLVALVGTAGLEPTLAAIEAKKTIALANKEVLVMAGKFVTQAARENGCLILPVDSEHNALFQCAQAAHDATSEIEKLILTGSGGSFRERPLDQFASITVEEALNHPNWDMGQKVTIDSATMANKGLELIEAKWLFNLRPDQLEVTIHRQSIVHSMVQFCDGSILGQLSPPSMTFPIQHCLLYPERRAPVQPTLSFQESLNLDFSPVDFERYPCLKLAYAAMDHGGVAETVFNAANEVAVAAFVAGELPFLRINQVIEQTLAAIPITDPSSLDAVLDADQQARRRAQELLTPTLC
- a CDS encoding DUF2384 domain-containing protein, with translation MEFDEEEQRIEEPMALYRPDRRKKAGIRQTIRHIDAGLPMGEFDVLQQQLCLTAEQLAKHLCITKSTLLRRKKAGVLDRLESDRLLRFARLFGLAVDVLDSAEAAQKWLKTPARALEFASPLEFAETEVGAREVENLLGRIEYGVYS